A DNA window from Myripristis murdjan chromosome 19, fMyrMur1.1, whole genome shotgun sequence contains the following coding sequences:
- the smim36 gene encoding small integral membrane protein 36: MGFMEFYLEIDPVTLNLIILVASYVILLLVFLISCILYDCRGKDPTKEYAPEPPAPPSQSPIRLVVMQNSPASSRYEPNNTAAPGHAEPPTPDLSRDRGERDRDREREREREREKRSTLV, from the coding sequence ATGGGTTTCATGGAATTCTACCTGGAGATTGACCCCGTCACCCTCAACCTCATCATCCTGGTCGCCAGCTATGTCATCCTCCTCCTGGTCTTCCTCATCTCCTGCATCCTGTACGACTGCCGGGGCAAGGACCCCACCAAGGAGTACGCGCCCGAGCCGCCGGCGCCGCCCAGCCAGTCGCCCATCCGCCTGGTGGTCATGCAGAACTCGCCGGCCTCGTCCCGCTACGAGCCCAACAACACGGCCGCGCCGGGCCACGCCGAGCCGCCCACGCCCGACCTGAGCCGGGACAGGGGCGAGCGGGACCGGGACCGGgagcgggagagggagagagagagggagaagaggagcaCGCTCGTCTGA